The following coding sequences lie in one Silvanigrella aquatica genomic window:
- a CDS encoding aldehyde dehydrogenase family protein gives MNALSSIIAGKKNMGSSHFNSTNPANREDILGTFANATLDECREACLAARKGFEQWKKTPAPIRAGIIANFGKLIEKNKEAISQVLTREMGKPIKEARGDVQEAIDTCYFFISEGRRLYGQTVPSEMENKELYTYRRPIGVFACITAGNFPFAVPSWYFIPALVCGNTCVWKPSEDTPRLSLIFAELLYAAGVPKDVFHVVFGSGSETGANLVSLVNEGLIDKVGFTGSTEVGRKIGEICGRNLQTPCLELGGKNPLVVMPDANLDLAVNGIIWSGFGTAGQRCTSLGNLIVHKSIKEPLIKKIMDKVASIHIGNPSEENIFCGPMMSERFLKKHLENLDSLIKPHHRLITSKNGQITDQNKPERFSGNAQLGFYAHPSIVDNVNENDAIYSTETFGPLFNILSFSDLDEAIYLSNKTGYGLSSAIYTENIESSYKFRSEISAGMTSINNSTTGAEAHLPFGGNGKSGNGSRQSGIWVVDQFTKWQAVNWDVSGKLQLAQMDTSYINPSDYVVKI, from the coding sequence ATGAACGCATTGTCTTCAATTATAGCTGGAAAAAAAAATATGGGTTCATCCCATTTTAATTCGACAAATCCCGCAAATCGGGAAGATATTTTGGGTACTTTTGCCAATGCGACATTAGATGAGTGTCGCGAAGCTTGCTTAGCAGCACGCAAAGGTTTTGAGCAATGGAAAAAAACACCGGCACCTATTCGCGCAGGCATTATAGCAAATTTTGGTAAATTAATTGAAAAAAATAAAGAAGCCATTTCACAAGTTTTAACTCGCGAAATGGGTAAGCCTATAAAAGAAGCCCGTGGTGATGTCCAAGAGGCTATTGACACCTGTTACTTTTTCATTTCCGAAGGGAGAAGGCTTTATGGCCAAACCGTACCTAGTGAAATGGAAAATAAAGAATTATACACTTATAGAAGACCTATTGGTGTATTTGCTTGTATAACTGCTGGTAATTTTCCTTTTGCCGTACCCAGTTGGTACTTTATTCCCGCTTTAGTTTGCGGAAACACCTGTGTTTGGAAGCCTTCAGAAGACACACCCCGACTTTCCCTCATTTTTGCAGAACTTTTATATGCTGCAGGTGTTCCCAAAGACGTCTTTCATGTGGTTTTTGGATCGGGATCGGAGACAGGAGCCAACTTGGTTTCTTTAGTTAATGAAGGATTAATTGATAAAGTTGGATTTACAGGTAGCACAGAAGTCGGAAGAAAAATTGGTGAAATATGTGGCCGTAATCTTCAAACACCCTGCTTAGAACTGGGTGGAAAAAATCCTCTTGTTGTCATGCCCGATGCCAATTTAGATTTAGCTGTAAATGGGATTATTTGGTCTGGTTTTGGCACAGCGGGTCAGCGTTGTACCTCTTTAGGCAATTTAATTGTTCATAAATCGATTAAAGAACCCCTTATTAAAAAAATAATGGATAAAGTGGCTTCCATTCACATTGGAAATCCCAGCGAAGAAAATATTTTTTGCGGGCCTATGATGAGTGAAAGATTTTTAAAGAAACACCTTGAAAATTTAGACTCCCTTATTAAGCCTCACCATCGCCTCATTACATCTAAAAATGGTCAAATAACCGATCAAAATAAACCCGAAAGATTTAGTGGCAATGCTCAATTAGGATTTTACGCCCATCCTTCTATTGTAGATAATGTCAATGAAAACGACGCTATTTACTCTACTGAAACATTTGGACCTTTATTTAATATCTTGAGTTTTAGCGATCTCGACGAAGCTATTTATTTATCGAATAAAACAGGATATGGCTTAAGTTCTGCTATTTATACAGAAAATATTGAATCCTCTTATAAATTCCGCTCCGAAATTTCGGCGGGTATGACAAGTATCAACAACAGCACCACAGGAGCCGAAGCTCACTTACCTTTCGGTGGAAATGGAAAAAGTGGAAATGGCAGTAGACAATCAGGAATATGGGTTGTCGATCAATTTACGAAATGGCAAGCTGTAAATTGGGATGTGAGTGGCAAGCTCCAGCTTGCACAAATGGATACAAGTTATATCAACCCATCTGATTATGTTGTAAAAATTTGA